TAATTTTGATGAACATACAGGCTGTGCAACTATTAGTGTTAGAAATAAAATAATTATCGGTGACAGCATAGAATTAATGCTCCCTTCTGGAAGTCGAGAAATTATTCTTGATAATATGACTGATAAAGATGGAAATCATATGGAAGAGGCAAAAGGAAGCGGATATGAAGCAAAAATTAGGTTTGACAATGTAAGTCCTGAAGATATGAAGTTTGCTTTATTAATTAGAAACCTTCCTCAAGAACAATAAGAGTTTAATTTGCAAAAAACAATTGATAAATAATAATTAAAACCAGAATAAATATTCCAAAGTATCTCATTCCAGCTGTCTTTTGCCAGCCTTCTTTATACCATTCCCAAAATGATCTAAACATACTATTCTCTCAACTATTTAGTTAACACTCTACTTTCTTCATTTCTACCTAATATTAGTAACAATATAAAAGTCAGGCTAGACATTACTAACATTGATATAGCTATAGGCAAATTTGTTGTTGCAGGAAATAGCATAGCAACACTTCCCACCAGGCCACTTATAGAAAACTCTAATGTGCCAAACATCGCTGAAGCAACTCCTGCTATTTCAAAAAAAGGTTCCATACTCCCACTAGCACCTGTACCAGATGTTAAAGCACAACCAAATGTTGCAAAAAAACATGGTGCAAAGAACCCCCACAAACTAAGTCCAGAAACAAAATATACAAAAGATGATAATATCCCAGCAAAGAAAATACACCCAACACCTAAAAGAGCTGTTCGACGAACACCAAGTATATTTACTATAAATCCAGAGAATATAGAACCTACTAAATAAGCTACACCAGCTAAACCAAACATTATATATATCTTCGATATAGGGTATCCAAGATAATTAATAATATAAGGTGTCATCGAAAACAATATAAAGAAAGAAGACATACCCGAGACTGCAGTCAAAGAATAAGCCCAAAACTGTAATGATTTTGTAACAGTTAGGTATCTTGAAAAAATTGTCATTGAAACTTTTTTCCTTCTCTCAACAGGCAAGCTTTCTTTAACGAAGAAAACTGTCATCAAGACTGAAAAAAGTGCCAAAATCGACAAAAATACAAATGCTGACTGCCAACTAAAATATGTAGTCAAGATAACTCCTATTAATGGACCTAGAATAGGAGAAATAGAAATTATTGCATTTATAAAACTATAGATCATTGAGCTTTTTTTACCAGAATACGCATCTCTAACCACTGCAAAAGCAACTACCGACATTCCACAACAGCCAAATGCTTGAATCACTCTTGACACAATCAGAGATTCTATATTTGGTGAAAGAGCACAAAGCACTGAACCTAGTAAAAATAATAACGTAGATAAAAGCATTATTTTAAATCTACCAAACTGATCAGACAAGGGTCCTAAAAACAACTGTCCAACGCCTGTGACTATTAAAAATAATGATAGCGTTACTTGGACCATAGACTGAGTCGTATTTAAACTCTCTTTCATATCCGGTAAAACTGGCATATAAACATCCATTGCTAAAGCAAAAGCAAAGACCATTGGCCCCAGAATTAGAACTGTCTTAAGAGGCGAATATTTCCACATAAAACCTCCTTAAAAATATTATTATTATTTTAAATTTGAAAATATTGGGCAGTAATTGTACCAAAATAGTAAATATTTAACATCACAAATAATTAGAATCTAATATCTTAATGTTATAATTGTTTCCAAATAAATATTTTTATATAAATAATGTCTAGAAAAATACTGTTTTTATTAATATCACTTCTACTTCCCATATTCTCTTTCGCTGGAGAATCTAGTACCAATACTATGGATGCAACTACTCATACTTTAGCAATAATAGCAGTATTAGTTTTTATTATAACTTATCTTCTAGTAATGACTGAGGATGTCACTCATTTAAACAAGTCAAAACCAGTGATTATCGGAGCGGGATTAATATGGATCTTAGTTGCTTTAGTTGGAAAAGAGTTAGGTGCAAGCAATATTGTTAATGAAAACTTCAACCACATCATGGTTGAGTATGGAGAGCTATTATTATTTTTAGTAGTTGCTATGGCATACATAAACCTTCTTGAAGATAGAAATGTATTTGATAAATTAAAAAGCATTCTATTAAGATCTGGTTGTGGTTACCTCACTATTTTTTGGCTAACTGGTATAATCTCATTTTTCCTTTCAGCTGTTGCTGATAATTTAACTACCGCGTTAGTAATGAGTACCGTAGTGCTTGCTATAGGCAAAAATAATACAAAATTTATAACAATGGCTTGTGTAAACGTTGTTATTGCATCTAATGCAGGTGGTGCTTTCTCTCCTTTTGGAGATATAACAACATTAATGGTATGGCAGTCAGGTGCTGTTAAATTCACAGAATTTTTTGCAATCTTTATCCCATCGCTTGTCAATTTCTTAGTCCCTGCGATTATAATGAGTATATTTTTACCAAAAATGCAGGCTCAAACCATTATCGAAGAAAGGGTTGCGTTTAAAAGGGGCGCTATAGTTATAATAATTCTATTTATCCTCACCATCGCTACAGCTGTAGCATTTGAACATTTATTACATTTACCTCCTGCATTAGGAATGATGACTGGCCTTGGATATGTAATGATATTTGACTACTTATATGGTAGAAAACTAATAAGAGAAAACAAAGATCTACCTCATGCACATAAAATGCATCCTCATGCCTTTGATATTTTTCAAAATATAAAAAATGCTGAATGGGATACTTTATTATTTTTCTATGGAATTTTAGTTGCTGTGCAAGGTTTAGCAACTCTAGGCTACTTAGGAATTGCCTCTCAATATATTTATACTGATATGCAATCAATAGCTCCAAATTTATTTTCAGCACACACTCAAGCAAATACAATAATAGGAATACTATCAGCGGTAGTTGATAATATCCCTGTAATGTTCGCTGTATTAAGTATGCACCCTGTTATGGAGCATTCTCAATGGCTATTAGTAACTCTAACTGCTGGCGTTGGTGGAAGCTTGTTATCCATAGGTTCAGCCGCTGGGGTAGCTGTAATGGGTAAATCTAAAGGCAAATATACATTCATGGGACATTTAAAATGGACTTGGGTAATAGCTATCGGGTATTTTGCAAGTATTATAGTTCACTTACTTATTAATTAAACTGCTGTAACTCTAATATTTTAGAGTGAAACTTTCTCGCTCTTTCATTATGGCTAACTGTAATAAATGCCATATGCTTTTCTTTCAGTAGTTGATATATTTTTTCCTCTGATTTTGCATCAACATTTGAAGTAGCTTCATCTAATAAAACTAAATCATATTTTTTAATAAAAATTTTACAGAAACGTAATTTTTGCTGTTCTCCTGATGATAGAATGTTTCTCCAATCATACTTAGTGCCTATAAACTTTTTCAAACATCCTAGCTCTAAAATATCCAATATCTTTTCAAACTCTTCATCTGATGGAATATTTACAAATGATGGATAAAAAATAGCTCTTTTGAAGTCATCTTCTGGGAAATAAGGTTTTTGTGCCAAGAATAAAGTTTTTGGAAATTTATTAAAGATAATCTCGCCAAGGAAAAAGTCACTATGTCCATTTATAACTCTTAATAAACTAGTCTTCCCTAATCCAGTCCTACCATGTATAAATAAGCTATCCGCTTCAAACAAAGAAAAACTTAACCCTTCCAGCAACGTATCTACTTGTCTAGTTATTGAAACATTATTGAGTTTTAATAACTCTTTTTGCTCTGGATTAATTATTCTTAATCTATCCTCTTTAACGTCTTCATCCATAGACTTCTTTAACTCAGAAAGCCTAGTAATATTAGCCCTCAATTCAGCTAAATTATCATAAGAATATACAAAAAATAACATAGGAAAAATTGCTTGCATAAAAGCCGAATTAACCTGCATCATCTGACCAAAACTAAGTTCCTTAGCAAAGTATCTTGGAAGAGCTAATATACTACCCAAAATAGCGTATATTTGTGTAAAAAAAGTCGAAACAATATCTATCTTAGCCTGTCTAAAAGTCACACTATAAAAATTTTTTACAATTGAACTAAAGTTTCTTCTAGAAGTTAAATACTCCCTTTTTTCAGATTGATTATCATAAATAGAAGCCTTATTGTTTCTAACTACAGATAATTTATATCTAAAATCTGCTTCATATTTTTGTTGGTTATATAAGAGTTGTTTTAAAGGACTACCAACCTTAAAAACTAGCCACATATTTGTAAAACCAAGAATCACGGCTATCCAAAATAGGTATCCATGAATTTTAAATTCAGATCCCCATAGAGAAAAAGATAAAATTCCAGATAATCCCCACAATACTATCGAAAATGAGATAAATGAAGAAACACTACGAATAGTTCCTAAAAAAAAGTATTTTGACAATACAATAAGTTGCTGAATGTCATAACTAATCCTCTCTTCCGGATTATCATATGATTTTGAATCTTTTAAATAACTTTTTGTACCTAGCCAATTCTTAACATAGTATTCGGTCAGAGGCTTTCTCATAAATATTGTAAAATACTGTCCAATAAAATATGCTAAAAAGCTATTAAGTAACATAAAGAAAATTATTACTGCAAAAATAATCAGCTGATGAATCAAAAGCGCTTTATCATACTGTTGAATAGCATTATAAAAATCAACGTTCCAGCTGTTTAAATAAACACTTAAACCAACGCTAGAGAATTCAAAAACAGTACAAATCATCAATAAGAAAATAGCTATAAAGCCACTTTTAGTTTTCCAAAATGGCGATGAGATAAGCCAATAATTCTTGAAAAAGCTTTTCATCTAATCCGCCTTGTAAGGCACAGATATTACGACCCTTGTTGCTGAATTTTTATCTTTCCTATCCATTGCAGCAATAGCCATTTTTAGCATCCTAGAATTCTGATTATGCAATAAGAAGTGCCACCATTTTGTATTAACAACTTCAGGAATAATAACTACTGAATGACCTCTTTCAGCCTCTCTCAAGTCATTTTTACGTAATGTCTGTAGTACTGGAGCTATAAATGAATTATATACTGGTCTTAAGACTAAAAGCTTTTCGTCAAAACCTAAATTTTTCCATTGGTATTTAATTTGACTAATTTTCTCTTCATCTGAAGATACATACACTGGTGTAATATCATTAGATAAATTTCTAGCAAGTTGAAGAGCTTCTATTGTTCCTCTATGTATTCTAGATACTAATAAAACTATTTTAGGCTTAACCAAACCTTTTATTGAAGCTCCAACTACAGCCTCATCTATACTTAATGCAAGATTAGCCTCTCTTATATCATAATGCTTTTTTGTTCTATAAAGCATAAACATGATTATTGGAGTTACTACAATAACTATCCAAATACCTTCAAAGAATTTACTTTCAACGATAGTCACGACAACTGCAAAAGTAGCTATACATCCTACTGTATTTAGAAATGCTCTTAAGCCCCAGCTCTTATAATATCTTTTATTGTTATACCAATACTTTATAAGTCCTGCCTGACAAAGAGTAAAAGCTACAAATACACCAAAAGCATACAATGGAATAAGGTCTGTAACATTCGCATTAAAAACAATTATTAATATACCCGATAAGATAGTTAATGAAATAATTCCATTTTTAAATGCTAATCTATCTCCAAGTTTTTGTAATTGCTCAGGTAAATAACCATCTTTACTTATAATAGCTGCAAGTCTAGGAAATCCAGTGAAGCAAGTGTTTGCTGCCATAAGCAATATTAAACAGGTCGCAGCTTGTAAGAAATAATATGCCACCCCATCACCAAAGATCATATGCCCCACCTGAGATAAAGCACTTTCCGCTTGCTGAGGTAATATTTGCATCTTTGCTGCTAAGAATGTAACTCCTGAAAACATTACCACAGATAATGCAATCATAAGACTTAAACCAACTATTGCTTTTTTCATTATAGGGAACTGATAGGTTGCTATCCCATTAGCATAAGATTCGATACCTGTTAAAGCCGAACTACCTGATGAGAAAGCTCTAAGTATTAGTGTGATTGTTAGAACTGTAGAGGTATTCTGAATATGTTCTCTATATTCCTCTGAATAACTAAAAAACCCTAATGATCCAGTATAGTACTTATACATCCCTATCAAAATCATAACTAAAATAGCTATAACAAACATATACGTTGGCCATACAAAAGCTTTAGCTGTTGACCTAACTCCTCGAAGGTTTATTATCATAATAATTGCTAATAAAATTAGAGAAATCTCAACAGTATACTTATAGAAAATAGGAAAAGCCGAGCTTATTGCAAACGTAGCAGTCGATACAGATACAGCAAC
This region of Francisella frigiditurris genomic DNA includes:
- a CDS encoding multidrug effflux MFS transporter; translation: MWKYSPLKTVLILGPMVFAFALAMDVYMPVLPDMKESLNTTQSMVQVTLSLFLIVTGVGQLFLGPLSDQFGRFKIMLLSTLLFLLGSVLCALSPNIESLIVSRVIQAFGCCGMSVVAFAVVRDAYSGKKSSMIYSFINAIISISPILGPLIGVILTTYFSWQSAFVFLSILALFSVLMTVFFVKESLPVERRKKVSMTIFSRYLTVTKSLQFWAYSLTAVSGMSSFFILFSMTPYIINYLGYPISKIYIMFGLAGVAYLVGSIFSGFIVNILGVRRTALLGVGCIFFAGILSSFVYFVSGLSLWGFFAPCFFATFGCALTSGTGASGSMEPFFEIAGVASAMFGTLEFSISGLVGSVAMLFPATTNLPIAISMLVMSSLTFILLLILGRNEESRVLTK
- a CDS encoding APC family permease; translation: MKIRNLIFGSPIPSAEQQEQKLGLLSGFAILSSNALSSIAYATAEIFIVLAAAGATAIAQYSLEVGLMVVLLILLMGFSYAQVIKTHPEGGGSYSVVKTNFGEKTLLLTAASLIIDYILTVAVSVSTATFAISSAFPIFYKYTVEISLILLAIIMIINLRGVRSTAKAFVWPTYMFVIAILVMILIGMYKYYTGSLGFFSYSEEYREHIQNTSTVLTITLILRAFSSGSSALTGIESYANGIATYQFPIMKKAIVGLSLMIALSVVMFSGVTFLAAKMQILPQQAESALSQVGHMIFGDGVAYYFLQAATCLILLMAANTCFTGFPRLAAIISKDGYLPEQLQKLGDRLAFKNGIISLTILSGILIIVFNANVTDLIPLYAFGVFVAFTLCQAGLIKYWYNNKRYYKSWGLRAFLNTVGCIATFAVVVTIVESKFFEGIWIVIVVTPIIMFMLYRTKKHYDIREANLALSIDEAVVGASIKGLVKPKIVLLVSRIHRGTIEALQLARNLSNDITPVYVSSDEEKISQIKYQWKNLGFDEKLLVLRPVYNSFIAPVLQTLRKNDLREAERGHSVVIIPEVVNTKWWHFLLHNQNSRMLKMAIAAMDRKDKNSATRVVISVPYKAD
- a CDS encoding ABC transporter ATP-binding protein/permease, coding for MKSFFKNYWLISSPFWKTKSGFIAIFLLMICTVFEFSSVGLSVYLNSWNVDFYNAIQQYDKALLIHQLIIFAVIIFFMLLNSFLAYFIGQYFTIFMRKPLTEYYVKNWLGTKSYLKDSKSYDNPEERISYDIQQLIVLSKYFFLGTIRSVSSFISFSIVLWGLSGILSFSLWGSEFKIHGYLFWIAVILGFTNMWLVFKVGSPLKQLLYNQQKYEADFRYKLSVVRNNKASIYDNQSEKREYLTSRRNFSSIVKNFYSVTFRQAKIDIVSTFFTQIYAILGSILALPRYFAKELSFGQMMQVNSAFMQAIFPMLFFVYSYDNLAELRANITRLSELKKSMDEDVKEDRLRIINPEQKELLKLNNVSITRQVDTLLEGLSFSLFEADSLFIHGRTGLGKTSLLRVINGHSDFFLGEIIFNKFPKTLFLAQKPYFPEDDFKRAIFYPSFVNIPSDEEFEKILDILELGCLKKFIGTKYDWRNILSSGEQQKLRFCKIFIKKYDLVLLDEATSNVDAKSEEKIYQLLKEKHMAFITVSHNERARKFHSKILELQQFN
- the nhaD gene encoding sodium:proton antiporter NhaD; this translates as MSRKILFLLISLLLPIFSFAGESSTNTMDATTHTLAIIAVLVFIITYLLVMTEDVTHLNKSKPVIIGAGLIWILVALVGKELGASNIVNENFNHIMVEYGELLLFLVVAMAYINLLEDRNVFDKLKSILLRSGCGYLTIFWLTGIISFFLSAVADNLTTALVMSTVVLAIGKNNTKFITMACVNVVIASNAGGAFSPFGDITTLMVWQSGAVKFTEFFAIFIPSLVNFLVPAIIMSIFLPKMQAQTIIEERVAFKRGAIVIIILFILTIATAVAFEHLLHLPPALGMMTGLGYVMIFDYLYGRKLIRENKDLPHAHKMHPHAFDIFQNIKNAEWDTLLFFYGILVAVQGLATLGYLGIASQYIYTDMQSIAPNLFSAHTQANTIIGILSAVVDNIPVMFAVLSMHPVMEHSQWLLVTLTAGVGGSLLSIGSAAGVAVMGKSKGKYTFMGHLKWTWVIAIGYFASIIVHLLIN